A window of the Microplitis mediator isolate UGA2020A chromosome 5, iyMicMedi2.1, whole genome shotgun sequence genome harbors these coding sequences:
- the LOC130667560 gene encoding T-cell immunomodulatory protein, producing METKKILLLLLITIATVSTSDITSSIFGSFLEFSPAAFGDFNSDELTDVFALTKDSKTLEILLAHDQEPILRPSNLTCSFKNSITSVVPGDYDGDVFMDVLVTTYDSSLDLTQVHIIWGGIGAINCSNESEPFISMRGQPLAIDYNQDMIIDLLGTDIDNQRTFWINHNRTKPEAIPMEKFNQLPLEPMKSPHSNSFLDLNGDFLPDLMITTDKYFEVWHGVPSGFKHFTSVEWPFGVADLGGHVGQSFYLDIELKGELDLVVPLCFDYYCRNSTIAVYHNGWHNLQINFADDKKEVWGFVPPDSWKNVLYTNAITLHAGDFNMDGYPDILATLQTNKGNKIRAFLLENIPCDNCGGVNRTFEVHWSALDPFQNESVMGVFYDFYQDGVLDVILVEYDKTTSQYHTRAFKNSLDYDANFIKVMVLTGLTNSKYPISPGSLGKKKRTYGTNLPGPSIAYETKTQEGYLREAIAAQLPQSAYFSLNLPYTTFGLGRTPNYIDTLTIGVAGKHREWLQIIPNSQMVVIPNPINEANRWKAQLFVTPSKLILLSAAALTGTCGLISAIIMALYWKERREDKIERLQEAHRFHFDAM from the exons ATGGAGaccaagaaaatattattgttgttgttgataaCAATCGCTACCGTGAGTACAAGCGACATAACGTCATCAATATTCGGTAGTTTTCTCGAATTTTCACCAGCTGCCTTCGGTGATTTTAACTCTGATGAACTAACTGACGTATTTGCGCTAACGAAAGACTCCAAGACCTTGGAGATCCTGCTGGCTCATGATCAAGAGCCAATACTAAGACCATCAAACCTGACATGCTCATTCAAGAACTCCATAACCAGCGTAGTTCCAGGAGATTACGATGGAGATGTCTTCATGGATGTCCTGGTGACGACCTACGACTCCAGTCTCGACTTGACCCAAGTCCACATCATCTGGGGTGGCATTGGAGCCATCAACTGTTCCAATGAGTCGGAACCGTTCATCAGCATGCGCGGGCAGCCTTTGGCAATTGATTACAACCAGGACATGATCATCGATCTACTGGGAACTGACATAGACAATCAACGCACATTTTGGATAAACCACAACAGAACAAAACCAGAAGCGATTCCTATGGAAAAATTCAATCAACTTCCACTTGAACCGATGAAAAGCCCACATTCAAACTCATTTCTTGATCTTAATGGCGACTTCCTGCCAGATCTGATGATCACGACGGACAAATATTTCGAAGTTTGGCACGGGGTCCCCAGTGGGTTCAAGCATTTCACCAGCGTCGAGTGGCCTTTCGGAGTCGCTGATCTCGGCGGTCATGTCGGTCAATCTTTTTACCTTGACATTGAACTGAAAGGCGAGCTAGACCTAGTGGTTCCTCTTTGTTTCGATTACTACTGCCGGAACTCCACGATCGCCGTCTACCACAACGGCTGGCACAACCTGCAGATAAATTTCGCGGACGACAAAAAAGAAGTCTGGGGTTTCGTGCCGCCAGACAGCTGGAAAAATGTCCTCTACACCAACGCAATTACTCTGCACGCTGGAGATTTCAACATGGACGGCTACCCCGACATACTTGCGACCCTCCAAACCAACAAAGGCAACAAAATAAGAGCATTCCTGCTAGAAAACATTCCTTGTGACAACTGTGGTGGCGTAAATCGTACTTTCGAGGTCCACTGGAGTGCTCTTGACCCCTTCCAGAATGAGTCAGTGATGGGCGTGTTCTACGACTTCTACCAGGACGGAGTGCTGGACGTTATTCTCGTGGAGTACGACAAGACAACCAGTCAGTACCACACCCGGGCGTTCAAAAACAGCCTCGACTACGACGCGAACTTCATCAAAGTGATGGTTCTCACCGGTCTCACTAATAGCAAGTACCCAATATCGCCCGGTTCCCTGGGCAAGAAGAAGCGGACTTACGGTACCAACTTACCCGGTCCTTCGATTGCCTACGAGACAAAAACCCAAGAGGGTTATCTACGCGAGGCGATAGCAGCACAACTTCCTCAGAGCGCTTACTTCTCTTTGAATCTGCCCTACACGACTTTCGGGCTGGGCCGCACCCCGAATTACATCGACACGCTGACTATTggg GTGGCGGGAAAACACCGGGAGTGGCTGCAGATAATTCCAAACTCTCAAATGGTCGTGATACCGAACCCGATAAACGAGGCCAACAGATGGAAAGCCCAATTATTCGTAACTCCaagcaaattaattttactgagTGCCGCTGCACTCACGGGAACCTGCGGTCTGATATCCGCGATAATTATGGCGCTATACTGGAAAGAAAGAAGGGAAGATAAAATAGAAAGACTGCAAGAGGCCCACAGGTTCCATTTCGATGCGATGTGA
- the LOC130667561 gene encoding cyclin-dependent kinase 5 produces the protein MQKYEKLEKIGEGTYGTVFKAKNRETHEIVALKRVRLDDDDEGVPSSALREICLLKELKHKNIVRLYDVLHSDKKLTLVFEHCDQDLKKYFDSLNGEIDLDVVKSFLYQLLRGLAFCHSKNVLHRDLKPQNLLINKNGELKLADFGLARAFGIPVKCYSAEVVTLWYRPPDVLFGAKLYTTSIDMWSAGCIFAELANAGRPLFPGSDVDDQLKRIFKMLGTPTEETWPDLTTLPDYKAFPQYHPTQGLAQVTPKLPTRGKDLLQRLLVCNPALRLSADEAMAHPYFNDLNPAIKNDRCQ, from the exons AtgcaaaaatatgaaaaacttGAGAAAATAGGGGAAG gtACATATGGTACCGTTTTTAAAGCAAAGAACCGCGAGACTCATGAGATTGTTGCCTTGAAACGCGTACGGTTGGACGATGACGACGAG GGTGTACCGTCATCGGCATTGCGTGAAATTTGTTTGCTCAAGGAGCTTAAACACAAAAATATTGTACGTCTTTACGACGTACTGCACAGTGATAAGAAATTAACTTTAGTATTCGAACATTGTGATCAGGAtcttaagaaatattttgacaGCCTAAATGGTGAAATTGATTTAGATGTTGTCAAATCATTCtt atatcAATTATTACGTGGACTGGCATTTTGTCATAGCAAAAACGTGTTACATAGAGATCTAAAGCCacaaaatttactgataaacAAAAATGGTGAGCTGAAGTTGGCTGACTTTGGATTGGCCAGAGCGTTCGGTATCCCAGTTAAATGTTACTCCGCAGAAGTTGTGACGTTATGGTACCGTCCACCAGACGTATTATTTGGAGCAAAACTTTACACAACGTCAATCGATATGTGGAGCGCAGGATGCATATTCGCTG AATTAGCGAATGCAGGTCGGCCCTTGTTCCCCGGATCAGACGTCGACGATCAATTgaaaagaatatttaaaatgttgGGTACACCTACTGAGGAAACGTGGCCAGACTTAACTACTCTTCCAGACTACAAAGCTTTTCCCCAGTACCATCCTACCCAAGGATTAGCCCAAGTTACTCCAAAGCTCCCGACCAGAGGCAAAGACTTACTCCAG AGATTATTAGTGTGTAATCCAGCGCTGAGATTATCAGCGGACGAAGCGATGGCTCATCCCTACTTCAACGACTTGAACCCAGCGATAAAAAACGACCGATGTCAATAG
- the LOC130667562 gene encoding uncharacterized protein LOC130667562 — MYTSLLFNSVILMLVNFGIACYFGRKFFRVMKNHYQLVSEIADFNSVVRESRLSLDYTTAKVSEAIREIENDISEELNITRDLTELNEKMSGVLKQFSALEEKVIELVRTNYNMESVTVSTPVDINYEVKRVLRKKKKLELEGKAQDELKNLANHECATG; from the exons ATGTATACGAGCTTGCTTTTCAATAGTGTCATTTTGATGCTCGTTAATTTTGGTATCGCATGTTATTTTGGACGTAAA tTTTTTCGTGTTATGAAAAATCACTACCAATTAGTATCAGAAATCGCAGACTTTAATTCAgtt GTACGCGAATCAAGGCTTAGCTTAGACTATACGACGGCCAAAGTATCGGAAGCTATtagagaa attgaGAATGACATTAGCGAGGAGCTGAATATAACTCGCGATCTTACGGAGCTGAATGAAAAAATGTCGGGAGTTTTGAAACAGTTTTCAGCGCTTGAGGAAAAAGTTATCGAG CTGGTAAGAACAAATTATAACATGGAGAGCGTTACGGTTTCTACGCCCGTCGACATAAATTACGAGGTCAAAAGAGTGctgagaaaaaagaaaaaactggAGCTGGAGGGAAAAGCCCAGGATGAGTTGAAAAATCTAGCGAATCACGAGTGCGCTACCGGATAA
- the LOC130667372 gene encoding uncharacterized protein LOC130667372 gives MMTTRFIGSAFIFAAITCIFAVPIQQLHDETMGLNEGVYTQPELAEALARSYAALEWAQRNDELSDEDIQVRNLDHIGGGNLLRQLQERHNGPRLRNLDSIGGGNLLRSLERSEYQRQNQMQSRPNNYKCAGRIQNSRDETRAHLRQPSHLNPGLTFENRDSDLRRKSGWPITVNGMEIYEGSLKRNIDEIDRTGFDNFVKRNFDEIDRSGWDSFVKRRIANAYLAARQH, from the exons ATGATGACCACACGTTTCATTGGATCGGCATTTATTTTTGCCGCTATCACTTGTATTTTTGCTGTACCAAttcag CAGCTTCATGACGAGACAATGGGATTAAACGAGGGAGTTTATACGCAACCAGAACTTGCTGAAGCATTAGCGCGATCGTATGCAGCTTTAG AATGGGCCCAGCGCAATGACGAGCTGAGTGATGAAGATATTCAAGTACGGAATTTGGACCACATCGGAGGTGGCAATTTATTGCGACAACTACAAGAGCGTCATAATGGCCCTCGTTTACGTAATTTGGATTCGATCGGCGGCGGTAATCTTCTGCGTTCCCTCGAGCGCTCCGAGTACCAACGACAAAACCAAATGCAATCCCGTCCTAATAactacaaat GTGCCGGAAGAATTCAAAACTCCAGAGACGAAACACGTGCCCATCTCCGTCAGCCATCTCACTTAAATCCTGGACTGACGTTTGAAAACAGAGATTCTGATCTCCGCAG AAAGTCAGGATGGCCGATCACTGTCAATGGGATGGAAATATATGAGGGATCATTGAAGCGCAACATTGACGAGATTGATCGCACAGGATTTGACAACTTTGTCAAACGTAATTTCGACGAAATAGATCGCTCTGGGTGGGACAGTTTCGTCAAGAGACGCATCGCAAATGCCTATTTGGCAGCCAGGCAACATTAA
- the LOC130668049 gene encoding prothoracicotropic hormone-like, with product MKKIILAILVGLTENVIGRTYNSAHWTNVILDPDSSDSSDLVSNRDILYSSKRNGGVEQLEEMHISPRELCSLGNPWQWFCPCETDYGIVDLGLGNYPQYLNTAQCIRKPCHGKFNPCKIIHYKMHILSQRDLDDVNSGNDESYIEQPILPESLRSKWQLKPIKVPVACVASNEGRTN from the exons atgaagaaaattatttta gCAATCTTAGTAGGATTGACAGAAAATGTCATTGGACGGACATATAATTCAGCGCATTGGACAAACGTTATTTTGGATCCCGATTCGAGTGACAGTAGTGATTTGGTGAGTAACCGTGACATTTTGTATTCATCTAAACGAAATGGGGGTGTAGAGCAGCTCGAAGAGATGCACATCTCGCCGAGGGAATTGTGCTCACTGGGCAACCCTTGGCAGTGGTTTTGTCCCTGTGAAACTGATTACGGAATCGTTGATCTTGGTCTCGGGAATTACCCTCAGTACCTCAATACCGCCCAGTGTATTCGAAAGCCGTGTCATGGAAAATTTAATCCTTGTAAAATAATTCACTACAAG ATGCACATTCTCAGCCAGAGGGATCTGGATGACGTAAACAGCGGGAACGATGAGTCGTATATCGAGCAACCAATTCTCCCAGAATCTCTCCGCTCAAAATGGCAATTAAAGCCGATAAAAGTACCAGTCGCTTGCGTCGCTTCAAACGAAGGAAGAACCAATTAA